Proteins co-encoded in one Bremerella sp. TYQ1 genomic window:
- a CDS encoding RND family transporter, with amino-acid sequence MFRNRIVCWLILIAFCALIPPVYHGAKLSWERQANRVEDWLPPTFEETQQLIWFIERFGSDELLMISWNGCTLDNPNVAKLAEELKQPTDFYGQEKTWFREVFTGSQSLDYLTEEPLELSSTEARQRLEGWLVGKDGETTCLVALVSDSGIQNRAAAVDYVWRTAERLLDKPRAEIRMAGPTYDSVAIDAASKNSLLEFNIWSWLICIALLYICLRSIRLAWFVFVVAFVSEHLSLAIMHYSFAQLDSILLLVANLTFVLGIAGGIHLVNYIRESITADEDIGACVSRAVWKALLPCTLAGGTTALGMFSLSISQLSPIRAFGWFGALGILAGAVLLLTVLPACITVFPPRKWQSDTPSESKFPSRLLAAFVAKQRIPILITALGVLVAGIGGMRYLETSIDMRDFFQPKAKIIQDYNWLEEHIGYLVPMEIVLKWPQLPADQPAREQSEELLRRLRVLDQLNLKLKNMDGVGTAISSLNFLPDLPSDQVQGFRQISQRRATLAMLLDQRSQLQQTGYLVDEDDAALWRLSLRVSAQQKIDYGNFLDQVASETQSVLDQQEQPPEVVICGGLPLIYKAQSQLLSDLLTSYSTALATITLIMILLQRSILGGVLIMLPNVLPTAIVFGALGALGREIEIGGVLTASAALGIAVDDSMHFLSNFRTQMAKHNDVSLALEKTFQTCGVAMIQTTLVCTLGLLVFALSQFVPIARFAWLMFMLLSTALLCDLILLPAILAFTKPGAKPDLDET; translated from the coding sequence ATGTTTCGCAACCGAATTGTCTGCTGGCTGATTCTTATTGCGTTTTGCGCGTTGATCCCTCCGGTTTACCATGGTGCGAAACTATCCTGGGAACGTCAGGCTAATCGTGTGGAAGATTGGTTGCCTCCGACGTTTGAAGAAACCCAGCAGCTAATTTGGTTTATCGAACGGTTCGGCAGCGACGAGCTCCTGATGATCAGCTGGAACGGCTGCACACTGGACAATCCGAACGTTGCAAAGTTGGCGGAGGAACTCAAACAGCCCACCGATTTTTATGGCCAAGAGAAAACCTGGTTTCGTGAGGTCTTTACGGGTTCCCAGTCACTTGATTATCTGACCGAAGAACCGCTTGAACTTTCATCTACAGAAGCTCGGCAACGACTCGAAGGTTGGCTGGTCGGCAAAGACGGCGAAACGACCTGCCTGGTCGCATTGGTTTCCGATTCAGGAATTCAAAACCGCGCCGCCGCGGTTGACTACGTTTGGCGAACGGCGGAACGACTGCTTGATAAACCCAGAGCGGAAATCCGCATGGCTGGCCCCACCTACGATAGTGTGGCCATTGATGCGGCCAGTAAAAACTCGCTTCTGGAATTCAACATTTGGTCATGGCTGATTTGTATTGCGTTGCTTTACATCTGCCTTCGAAGCATTCGACTGGCTTGGTTTGTGTTTGTGGTTGCGTTCGTTAGCGAACACCTCAGTCTGGCGATCATGCATTACAGCTTTGCCCAGCTTGATAGCATTTTACTGCTGGTTGCCAATCTCACGTTCGTGCTTGGAATAGCCGGAGGTATTCACCTGGTTAACTACATTCGCGAGTCGATCACGGCCGACGAGGACATCGGTGCGTGTGTGAGCCGGGCTGTTTGGAAAGCACTTCTTCCGTGCACGTTGGCTGGCGGAACCACCGCACTGGGAATGTTTTCCCTAAGCATCAGCCAGCTTAGTCCAATTCGTGCATTCGGTTGGTTTGGAGCTCTCGGCATTCTGGCCGGAGCGGTGTTGTTGTTGACGGTATTGCCCGCATGTATCACCGTGTTTCCTCCACGCAAGTGGCAGAGCGATACTCCTTCGGAATCAAAATTCCCCAGCCGTTTACTGGCAGCGTTCGTCGCCAAACAGCGGATTCCAATTCTGATCACCGCGCTAGGCGTGCTCGTCGCTGGTATCGGTGGTATGCGCTATCTCGAAACGTCGATCGATATGCGCGACTTCTTCCAACCCAAAGCCAAGATCATTCAAGACTACAACTGGCTGGAAGAGCACATTGGTTATTTGGTGCCGATGGAGATCGTTCTGAAATGGCCGCAACTTCCGGCCGATCAGCCTGCCCGCGAACAGTCGGAGGAACTTTTGAGACGGCTCCGAGTACTCGATCAGCTGAACCTGAAACTGAAGAACATGGACGGCGTCGGAACGGCGATCAGTTCCTTAAATTTCCTACCTGATCTTCCTTCGGATCAAGTGCAAGGTTTTCGTCAAATCTCTCAACGACGTGCCACGCTGGCAATGCTTCTAGACCAACGAAGTCAGCTTCAACAAACGGGCTATTTGGTCGATGAAGATGATGCCGCTTTGTGGCGGCTGAGCCTGCGTGTGTCGGCTCAGCAAAAAATTGACTACGGAAATTTCCTCGATCAGGTCGCCTCCGAAACACAGTCGGTTCTTGATCAACAGGAACAGCCACCCGAGGTGGTAATTTGCGGTGGACTTCCTCTCATTTATAAGGCTCAAAGTCAACTTCTCAGCGATCTGTTGACTAGCTACTCCACGGCGTTAGCCACCATCACGTTAATCATGATTCTTCTTCAGCGTAGTATCCTTGGTGGTGTTTTGATCATGCTTCCTAACGTGTTGCCGACGGCTATCGTTTTCGGTGCCCTTGGAGCTCTTGGGCGGGAAATTGAAATTGGCGGCGTGCTGACCGCCAGTGCTGCCCTGGGAATTGCGGTCGACGACTCGATGCATTTTCTGTCGAACTTCCGCACTCAAATGGCGAAACACAACGATGTATCGCTGGCACTTGAGAAAACCTTTCAGACGTGTGGTGTCGCGATGATTCAGACAACGCTCGTTTGTACGCTGGGGCTACTCGTCTTCGCGCTCAGCCAGTTTGTTCCGATCGCTCGATTCGCATGGCTGATGTTCATGCTCCTTTCGACAGCACTTCTGTGTGATTTGATTTTGCTTCCCGCGATTTTGGCTTTTACCAAACCAGGAGCAAAGCCAGACTTGGACGAAACGTAA
- a CDS encoding DUF1338 domain-containing protein gives MSDSITTLIDHLWDTYRRINPQADRIHQLLSQRGETIVNDHIAFRTFQDARIGIDRLAEPFLAAGYVEGGEYHFEAKKLYAKHFQHAEPTLPKIFISELLLDQFPKDFRAITDRMLGQLPEADSLPSPLCGAGRLWSVSYDDYETLARESEYAAWMSAHGFCANHFTVLVNQLKTLDSLEDLKELLISEGFAMNQEGGLIKGSADVYLEQSSTLASVVDVNFTDDVHQVPGCYYEFARRYPLPNGSLFEGFVAKSADKIFESTDQKLQQ, from the coding sequence ATGTCCGACTCTATTACGACGCTAATCGATCACCTTTGGGACACGTATCGCCGGATTAACCCTCAGGCGGATCGCATTCACCAGTTGCTTTCGCAGCGGGGGGAAACGATCGTTAACGACCACATCGCGTTCCGCACGTTTCAGGATGCTCGGATCGGCATCGATCGGCTTGCGGAACCCTTTCTTGCCGCGGGGTACGTCGAAGGGGGTGAGTACCATTTCGAGGCGAAGAAGCTATACGCGAAGCATTTTCAGCATGCCGAACCCACGTTGCCGAAAATCTTTATCAGTGAACTCCTTCTCGATCAGTTCCCCAAAGACTTTCGGGCGATCACCGACCGCATGCTCGGACAACTGCCGGAGGCCGACTCGCTGCCGTCGCCCCTTTGTGGTGCAGGGCGGTTGTGGAGCGTTTCCTACGACGACTATGAAACGTTGGCTCGGGAAAGCGAGTACGCCGCTTGGATGTCGGCTCACGGCTTCTGCGCGAATCACTTCACCGTGCTTGTGAACCAACTGAAAACGCTCGACTCGCTCGAAGACTTGAAAGAACTCCTTATCTCAGAAGGGTTTGCGATGAATCAGGAAGGGGGCCTCATCAAGGGGTCCGCCGATGTCTATCTCGAGCAGTCCTCGACGCTGGCCTCCGTGGTCGATGTCAATTTCACCGACGACGTCCATCAAGTGCCAGGCTGCTACTACGAGTTTGCTCGCCGCTACCCACTCCCCAATGGATCGCTCTTCGAAGGTTTTGTGGCGAAGAGTGCCGATAAGATCTTCGAGAGTACCGATCAGAAGCTGCAGCAGTAG
- a CDS encoding Glu/Leu/Phe/Val dehydrogenase dimerization domain-containing protein produces MSEIRVLVVEDNPLQAKLIEDLLAEVRDTRFTITVVDNLESGLNYVRQNRPSVVLLDLTLPDSEGLETFQRMHSAAGMIPIVVLTGNDDMTLAPKAVEAGAQDYLLKGKIDGYRLARSLRLAVKRSHAEQQEFNSPMLHLAQQQFLKAAQIMSLDENLRERLLFPQRTLVVTLPFRKDSYKHVETVFGYRVQHLLTMGPTKGGIRYHEDVGLGEVSALAMWMSWKCALMRLPFGGAKGGVRIDPTDLTPHELQRLTRRYTMEVIEMIGPDKDIPAPDMGTNEQVMAWLMDTYSQQMGYSVPTIVTGKPVALGGSLGRREATGRGLVYVIEEAAKVMGLSMNGATAVVQGFGNVGSNTARLLEELGTKVIGVSDVSTGLYNPKGLSVTDLLQYVEDNRVLKGYPHAEEVSNQELLELKCDILAPCALQNQITEENVEKLQCKMVAEGANGPTTLEADEVLKERGIFVVPDVLGNAGGVTVSYFEWVQGTQNYMWTLDEINSRLKKILVDAFQRTLGRSEKQNLDFRTAALIEGIERVAEAKLKRGLFP; encoded by the coding sequence ATGTCGGAAATTCGCGTCCTCGTGGTCGAGGATAACCCGCTTCAGGCAAAACTGATTGAAGACCTGCTTGCCGAAGTTCGCGATACGCGGTTTACCATTACCGTGGTCGATAATTTGGAATCAGGCCTGAACTATGTGCGGCAGAATCGTCCGAGCGTCGTGCTGTTGGACTTGACGCTTCCTGATAGCGAAGGACTAGAGACGTTCCAGCGGATGCATTCCGCCGCCGGAATGATTCCGATTGTCGTGCTGACCGGCAACGACGACATGACGCTGGCCCCCAAAGCGGTCGAAGCAGGTGCCCAGGACTATTTGCTGAAAGGGAAGATCGACGGCTATCGCTTGGCCCGGTCGCTTCGCTTGGCAGTCAAACGCTCGCATGCCGAGCAGCAGGAATTCAATTCGCCCATGCTGCACCTGGCTCAGCAGCAGTTCTTAAAAGCGGCTCAAATTATGAGCCTTGACGAGAACCTCCGCGAGCGGCTCCTCTTCCCGCAACGAACGCTGGTGGTGACGTTGCCGTTTCGGAAAGACTCGTACAAGCATGTCGAAACCGTGTTTGGTTATCGCGTACAGCATCTCTTGACGATGGGGCCGACCAAGGGTGGGATTCGCTATCACGAAGATGTCGGTCTCGGCGAAGTGTCTGCGCTGGCGATGTGGATGAGCTGGAAATGTGCTTTGATGCGTTTACCGTTTGGTGGAGCCAAAGGGGGCGTTCGCATCGACCCGACCGACTTGACGCCGCATGAATTGCAGCGACTGACGCGCCGGTACACGATGGAAGTGATCGAAATGATCGGTCCTGACAAGGACATTCCGGCTCCGGACATGGGAACCAACGAGCAAGTCATGGCCTGGCTGATGGACACTTACAGCCAGCAGATGGGCTACTCGGTACCAACGATCGTGACCGGCAAACCAGTCGCCCTTGGTGGCTCGCTGGGTCGCCGTGAAGCGACCGGACGCGGACTGGTTTACGTGATTGAAGAGGCTGCCAAAGTGATGGGACTCTCCATGAACGGAGCCACGGCCGTCGTGCAAGGTTTCGGTAACGTTGGTAGCAATACGGCTCGGCTACTGGAAGAGCTCGGCACGAAAGTGATCGGTGTGAGCGATGTCTCGACAGGGCTTTATAACCCCAAGGGACTTTCGGTAACCGACTTGCTGCAGTACGTCGAAGACAACCGCGTACTGAAGGGGTATCCACACGCTGAAGAAGTGAGCAATCAGGAGCTGTTGGAACTGAAGTGCGATATCTTGGCCCCCTGTGCCCTGCAGAATCAGATTACCGAAGAGAACGTTGAAAAGCTGCAGTGCAAGATGGTTGCCGAAGGAGCCAACGGTCCAACCACCCTGGAAGCGGACGAGGTGCTCAAGGAACGTGGTATTTTCGTGGTACCAGATGTTCTAGGAAATGCAGGCGGTGTGACAGTTTCCTACTTCGAATGGGTCCAGGGAACACAGAACTATATGTGGACGCTGGACGAGATCAATTCGCGCTTGAAGAAGATTTTGGTCGACGCGTTCCAGAGAACCCTGGGCCGAAGCGAGAAACAAAATCTCGACTTCCGAACTGCGGCACTGATTGAAGGAATCGAACGCGTTGCCGAAGCGAAACTGAAGCGAGGACTGTTTCCTTAA
- a CDS encoding hydrolase — translation MALESDVQTILAGIESQQDAMLYQLVLWSAINTGTSNLEGLRHLSDLVLSELESIADHAEAVSVDPQTVVDAHGDIKERILGDVLVATCRTDAPHQAILSIHMDTVYPADSPFQKVKHDGDILRGPGVADAKGGLLVLLGALKAFEAYVQESGNSLLGWKVILNCDEEIGSPGSKDIFSQHSEGVDFGLLFEPCLPDGNLIGQRKGSGNFEVVVRGQAAHAGREFEKGRNAIVAAAHVAQKLHALNHRWPETTINVAKIDGGGPTNVVPDTAVVRMNIRYPSQDIEAPFQAALDRIVEEHQEGITLIRHGGFFAPPKPMTEAYQQLLETIQQNGRTLGLDLAWQSTGGVCDGNRLAALGVPNVDTMGVRGGNIHSPQEYMHVDSLVERTKLTFLTLVSQAERFRQA, via the coding sequence ATGGCACTGGAATCCGATGTTCAAACGATCTTGGCCGGTATCGAGTCGCAGCAAGACGCGATGCTGTACCAACTAGTCCTATGGTCTGCTATCAACACTGGCACTTCCAACTTGGAAGGTTTGCGGCACCTGAGTGACCTGGTTTTGAGCGAATTGGAATCGATCGCCGATCACGCGGAAGCGGTTTCCGTCGATCCGCAAACCGTTGTCGATGCTCACGGCGACATTAAGGAGCGAATTCTCGGCGATGTGCTTGTCGCCACTTGTCGCACCGACGCCCCGCATCAGGCCATTCTGTCCATTCACATGGACACCGTTTATCCAGCCGACTCACCATTTCAGAAGGTCAAACACGACGGCGACATCCTTCGCGGCCCTGGCGTTGCCGATGCCAAAGGAGGTTTGCTGGTTCTGTTGGGGGCGTTGAAAGCATTCGAAGCGTACGTCCAAGAAAGTGGAAATTCGCTGCTAGGTTGGAAGGTGATTTTGAACTGCGACGAAGAGATCGGCTCGCCCGGCTCGAAGGACATTTTCAGTCAGCACAGCGAAGGAGTCGACTTCGGATTGTTGTTCGAGCCTTGCCTGCCGGATGGCAACTTGATTGGCCAGAGGAAGGGGTCTGGCAATTTCGAGGTGGTTGTCCGGGGACAAGCGGCCCACGCCGGTCGTGAATTCGAGAAGGGTCGCAACGCCATTGTTGCCGCGGCCCATGTCGCGCAGAAGCTTCATGCGTTGAACCATCGCTGGCCCGAGACCACCATCAACGTGGCCAAGATCGACGGCGGCGGACCAACGAATGTGGTCCCCGATACGGCGGTCGTGCGGATGAATATTCGATACCCTTCCCAAGATATTGAAGCTCCCTTTCAAGCGGCGCTCGATCGGATTGTGGAGGAGCACCAGGAAGGGATTACGCTGATTCGCCACGGCGGCTTTTTCGCTCCGCCGAAACCAATGACCGAAGCCTACCAGCAGTTGCTGGAAACGATACAGCAAAATGGCAGGACACTTGGGCTCGACTTGGCCTGGCAATCGACCGGAGGCGTTTGTGATGGCAACCGTTTGGCGGCGCTCGGCGTACCGAATGTCGACACCATGGGGGTCCGCGGCGGGAACATTCATTCGCCGCAAGAGTACATGCACGTCGACAGTTTGGTCGAACGAACCAAACTGACGTTTCTCACTCTAGTAAGTCAGGCCGAAAGATTTCGCCAAGCCTGA
- a CDS encoding aminotransferase class III-fold pyridoxal phosphate-dependent enzyme, whose protein sequence is MDSNSLVAKQLLADPRVAEATKLLKAALAEHRQNIQPRGPIAELAESFQASLDEFADLRGNSLFFPYLGSGAGQSALVELADGSVKYDLITGIGVHAMGHANTEMIGELIPAALADTVMQGNLQQNTESLELSRDLVSLANRNGAELDHCFLSSSGAMANENALKILFQYRPGSSRILAFENAFAGRTHLTAQVTDRPKNRVGQPLTVPVDYIPFFDAKQPEESTARSLETVERYLQRYPDAHCGFIMELVQGEGGYYTAPEEYFVALCDLLREHHVPIFFDEIQTFGRTDAPFAFQMLNLDKYADIVSIGKMTQICATLFRRELNPQPGLLSQTFTSSTTAIVAARWILQQLTEGNFYGPEGRIAEIHRRFVARFEAIHKQAPDKLSGPWGTGAMIAFTPLDGSAAAAKKVLHALYDAGVMAFVAGAGPARIRFLPPFLSLTNEEIDAACDILESVMLAVTLDD, encoded by the coding sequence GTGGATTCCAACTCACTTGTGGCAAAGCAGCTATTAGCCGATCCTCGTGTCGCGGAGGCGACGAAACTTCTTAAAGCCGCGCTCGCCGAACATCGCCAGAACATCCAACCGCGCGGTCCCATTGCTGAATTAGCAGAGTCGTTTCAGGCATCGCTTGACGAATTCGCCGATTTGCGCGGTAACTCGCTCTTCTTTCCTTACCTGGGAAGTGGTGCAGGCCAAAGTGCGTTGGTCGAACTGGCCGACGGCAGCGTCAAGTACGACTTGATCACCGGGATCGGCGTGCATGCGATGGGGCATGCCAATACGGAAATGATCGGCGAGTTGATTCCGGCCGCATTGGCCGACACCGTGATGCAGGGAAACTTGCAGCAGAACACCGAATCGCTGGAGCTGAGTCGCGATTTGGTTTCGCTTGCCAATCGGAACGGGGCCGAGCTGGACCACTGCTTTCTTTCCAGCAGTGGTGCGATGGCGAATGAAAACGCGCTGAAGATTTTGTTTCAATATCGCCCAGGCTCCAGCCGCATTCTGGCGTTTGAAAATGCGTTCGCAGGACGCACGCACTTAACGGCTCAGGTAACCGACCGCCCGAAGAACCGTGTCGGTCAACCGTTGACGGTCCCTGTCGATTACATTCCGTTCTTCGATGCGAAGCAGCCGGAGGAGAGCACCGCCCGTTCGCTGGAAACGGTTGAACGTTATTTGCAGCGCTATCCCGACGCCCACTGCGGATTCATCATGGAATTGGTCCAAGGGGAAGGGGGTTACTACACCGCGCCGGAAGAATACTTTGTCGCGCTGTGTGACTTGCTGCGAGAGCATCATGTTCCAATCTTCTTTGACGAGATTCAAACGTTCGGGCGAACCGACGCTCCGTTTGCGTTTCAAATGCTGAATCTGGACAAGTACGCCGACATTGTCAGCATCGGCAAGATGACGCAGATCTGCGCGACACTATTTCGGCGAGAGCTAAATCCGCAGCCTGGCTTGTTGAGTCAAACGTTTACGTCGTCGACAACCGCCATCGTTGCGGCGCGGTGGATTTTGCAGCAACTCACCGAAGGTAACTTCTACGGGCCCGAGGGTCGGATCGCCGAGATCCATCGCCGCTTCGTGGCTCGCTTCGAGGCGATCCACAAACAGGCCCCCGACAAACTTTCCGGCCCTTGGGGAACGGGAGCCATGATCGCCTTCACGCCGCTGGATGGTTCGGCGGCCGCCGCGAAGAAAGTGCTACACGCGCTGTACGATGCCGGAGTGATGGCGTTCGTCGCGGGAGCTGGCCCCGCGCGGATACGTTTCCTGCCGCCGTTTCTTTCGTTAACCAACGAAGAGATCGACGCGGCGTGCGACATCTTGGAATCGGTAATGCTTGCTGTAACGCTCGACGACTGA
- a CDS encoding arginine N-succinyltransferase, whose product MLIRPVEERDLDQLHDLAQLTQYGLTTLPKDRAVFEKRVRQSLRAFEDLNDADPQGQLYLFVMEDTSLSKVVGTCGIVSKVGGFKPFYAFRLETEVQQSKILGSEHTHRVLHLMKNHDGPTEIGSLFLHPDFRGGGNGRVLSLSRFLFLAEYPKLFEEEVIAEMRGVVDEQGHSPFWAALGVHFFGIDFPNADMLSLINKDFIEELIPRHPVYLDLLSQDAQDSVANVHPNTVPARRLLESEGFQYDNLVDIFEAGPVLHCQRTEIRAAKQSEVVPIARIEETLDEDSIVAIVSTREPSFRASGGRVRATPDGLVIEAALAADLAAKPGQSVRFAPLKPQG is encoded by the coding sequence ATGCTGATTCGACCGGTGGAAGAACGCGACCTCGATCAACTGCACGACCTGGCCCAGCTCACGCAGTATGGCCTGACGACGTTGCCGAAAGATCGAGCCGTATTCGAGAAACGGGTCCGCCAAAGCTTGCGGGCTTTTGAAGACTTAAACGATGCCGATCCGCAGGGACAGCTGTACTTGTTCGTGATGGAAGATACATCGCTGAGCAAAGTGGTCGGTACGTGCGGGATCGTTTCCAAAGTGGGCGGGTTCAAACCGTTCTATGCGTTCCGACTCGAAACCGAAGTGCAGCAGTCGAAGATTCTCGGCAGCGAACATACGCATCGCGTGCTGCACTTGATGAAGAACCACGACGGCCCGACCGAGATCGGCAGCTTGTTTCTACACCCCGACTTTCGCGGCGGAGGCAATGGACGCGTGCTGTCGTTGTCTAGGTTTTTGTTTCTTGCCGAGTACCCGAAACTGTTCGAGGAAGAAGTGATCGCCGAAATGCGGGGCGTTGTCGACGAGCAAGGGCACAGCCCTTTTTGGGCAGCGTTAGGGGTTCATTTCTTCGGCATCGACTTCCCCAACGCCGACATGCTAAGCCTGATCAACAAGGACTTCATCGAAGAGCTGATCCCGCGGCATCCGGTTTACCTCGATCTGCTTTCGCAAGATGCCCAGGACTCGGTGGCCAACGTCCACCCTAACACTGTGCCAGCTCGGCGGTTGCTGGAAAGCGAAGGCTTTCAGTACGACAACCTGGTCGACATCTTCGAGGCTGGTCCGGTGCTGCATTGTCAGCGAACCGAAATCCGCGCCGCCAAACAAAGCGAAGTCGTCCCGATTGCCCGCATTGAAGAAACCCTGGACGAAGACAGCATCGTCGCGATTGTCTCAACGCGCGAGCCCTCCTTTCGAGCCAGCGGTGGAAGAGTGCGAGCTACGCCTGACGGCCTGGTGATCGAAGCCGCACTGGCCGCTGACCTCGCCGCGAAGCCAGGACAGTCAGTCCGCTTCGCCCCGCTTAAACCTCAAGGATAA
- a CDS encoding succinylglutamate-semialdehyde dehydrogenase, which yields MHCIDGQWIAGTGARFTSTNPATEEDLWQANAASDDDVAAAFVSAATAQADWDALGWEKRAGYLKRFAELAAAKSDFLANTIADEVGKALWDATTEAKAVAAKCDVTIDAYQNLRDTTQFTNAKMSGRVGYRPLGVTAVIGPFNFPAHVANGQIMPSLLAGNTVVFKPSELSPLVAEETVKLWHEAGLPPGVLNLVQGAVPTSQAILRQPQLRGLFFTGSRITGGKIREALAQRLEVLLALELGGNNPLIAHQVSDLDQAVDTIIKSAFMTSGQRCTCTRRLIVTGDSQPLLDKLIEQTEAVTIGLPRDPSNPFMGPLIHAAAVDKVLNVQQRMLADGGVSLVEAKRQPLGNAFVSPGIIDVTNSSGRTDEETFGPLLQVIRVDDLSAAIHEANNTQYGLVAGILCDDRVDFDRFRNEVRAGLLNWNLPTTGASGQLPFGGVGQSGNYRPAGYHAINFCHVPVAEVEAVPAEGNA from the coding sequence ATGCATTGTATCGACGGCCAATGGATCGCCGGAACCGGAGCGCGATTCACCAGCACCAATCCCGCCACCGAAGAAGACTTGTGGCAAGCCAACGCCGCGTCGGATGACGATGTCGCCGCAGCGTTTGTCTCTGCCGCGACTGCTCAGGCGGACTGGGACGCCCTCGGCTGGGAGAAAAGGGCAGGGTACCTGAAACGTTTCGCCGAACTTGCCGCGGCGAAGAGCGACTTTCTCGCGAACACAATCGCCGACGAAGTTGGCAAAGCCCTATGGGACGCCACAACCGAAGCGAAAGCAGTCGCGGCGAAATGTGACGTTACGATCGATGCCTACCAAAACCTGCGCGACACCACGCAGTTCACCAATGCGAAAATGTCTGGTCGAGTCGGATATCGACCGCTGGGCGTGACCGCGGTGATCGGGCCATTTAACTTTCCGGCCCACGTCGCCAACGGACAGATCATGCCGTCGCTGTTGGCGGGCAACACGGTCGTCTTCAAACCGAGCGAACTAAGCCCCCTCGTCGCTGAAGAAACCGTCAAGCTATGGCACGAAGCGGGCTTGCCGCCAGGCGTGTTGAATCTTGTCCAGGGAGCCGTTCCCACCAGCCAGGCCATTCTACGGCAGCCGCAGCTTCGCGGACTGTTCTTCACCGGCAGCCGCATCACGGGAGGGAAGATTCGCGAAGCTCTCGCCCAGCGACTGGAAGTGTTGTTGGCCCTCGAACTGGGTGGCAACAATCCGCTGATCGCTCACCAAGTGTCCGATCTTGACCAAGCGGTCGATACGATCATCAAGTCGGCGTTCATGACCTCGGGGCAACGATGCACCTGCACGCGAAGGCTGATCGTTACCGGCGATTCGCAGCCCCTTCTGGATAAGCTGATCGAACAAACCGAAGCCGTCACGATTGGCCTGCCGCGTGATCCTTCCAATCCGTTCATGGGGCCGCTCATTCATGCCGCCGCGGTTGACAAAGTGCTGAACGTTCAGCAGCGTATGCTCGCCGATGGGGGCGTTTCTCTCGTCGAAGCAAAGCGTCAGCCGCTGGGCAATGCGTTTGTCAGTCCCGGCATTATCGACGTGACCAATAGCAGCGGACGTACCGATGAAGAAACGTTTGGCCCACTGCTTCAAGTCATTCGTGTCGATGATCTATCCGCGGCAATCCACGAAGCCAACAACACGCAGTATGGTCTTGTCGCAGGCATCTTGTGTGACGATCGTGTCGACTTCGATCGCTTCCGCAATGAAGTCCGCGCGGGGCTGCTGAACTGGAATTTGCCAACAACTGGTGCGAGCGGACAGCTTCCTTTCGGCGGTGTCGGACAGAGTGGCAATTATCGCCCCGCCGGTTATCACGCGATCAACTTTTGCCACGTCCCCGTTGCGGAAGTGGAAGCGGTACCAGCGGAAGGGAACGCGTAA